The Lactobacillus acidophilus DNA segment TTACCAGCTTTATCACTTAAAATCCAATGTAAATCAGCTGCAGGATAATTTGCTGAAAAGCTAATATTTAAAATATTTGCATTATCTAAGATTTCTTTAACATCGTCAGTATTTTCACAATTACTTAATAAGTATGGCATTAATTCAAAAGAAGCAATATTCTTCTTACCTTCGATTTTAGGAAAGTAATGATTAGGACCTTGAAAATTTAATCCTGCAATACCAAGCCCCTTTTCATTAATTGCATCACATAATAATGGATAATCATCATTAACTACAGATACTCCGATAAAAGCATAATGCATCTTTTGAGAGGGCATTTCTCTATACTTAAATTCGTAGTTTCTTGGTACAATGACTACTTTTTGACCATAAGCAATTTCATAGTCAAGATTTCTACCAAAATAATGATCGTTAGGATTATAACAAATTGATGTACACATTTACTGCACGCTTTCTATAAATATTACGTACTAACATTTTATATTCTACTACTTATTAATAATGTGGTTTTAACTTCCCTAATTTAATTAGTAAAATGTTCAAAATGATCTGAAAATTCAGTCGGAATAAATGGCTTTTGATAGATATATTTATATAGGGCTTGATACTGAGAATATAGTTTCTCTTCTGCCTTATTTTGTGCTGGGACATAGTAATGCTTACCAACTAAATCCTTAGGCAAATATTCTTGTCTAGCAATATTGTGTGGTAAATCAAACATATTCTGCATTTCTCCAGCACCGCGTAATTTCCCCGCTCCCTTATAATGATAATCTTGTAAATATTTTGGCATCGGATGATCAGCTGGATGTTCAGCATCTTTAGCTGCTTGATAATATGCTTGCATTGCTGAATCAGAACGCGGTGCTACTGCTAGTAAAATTGTTGCCATAGCTAGATGTGTTGAAGCACGTGGTAAGCCGATCTCTAGAGCTGTATTTGCCAAAGTAATTACTTGCGCTACTCTTGCCGAATCAGCCAAACCAACATCCAATGCTGCTAAGTCCTTAAGACGTCTTACAACTGATTCAAGGTCGCCAGATTTTAGAATAACTGCAAGATAATATAAAGCTGCATCAGCATCAGATCCTTCAATTGAATCTTGAAAAGCTGATAAATAATCATAATGCTTAGTGGCATCTTTATCAAAGGCAAAGTGTTGATTTCTAGCAAATTCTTCAATATTTGCCATTGAGATGTTTTGGGGATGCATAGCATTGAGAGTGTCTAAAATATTTAAAGATACACGCACATCCCCATTGCCACTATTTGCAATAGCATGCGCTTGTTTCTTTGGTAAATCAAAATTTAAATGTTCCTCGGCGGCTTTAATTAATACTAATTCAATATCTTCTGCCTTAATGGGATAAAACTCAAAAATTTGGCATCTTGATCTAATTGCCGGTTGGATTGACATAATAGGGTTCTCAGTCGTCGTTCCGACTAGCAATACATGACCATTTTCTAAATATGGTAATAAATAATCTTGAATTGGTTTAGTTAAGCGGTGAATTTCGTCTAAAAGTAAAACAAAACTTTCATCTGGATGTTTTTGAATTAATTTTTGCAGCTGACTTTTATTCTGAATGGATGCATTAAACTTTTCAAAAGGTAATCTCAATGTTTGAGACATTACGTAAGCCAGCGTTGTTTTCCCGCATCCTGGTGGTCCCCATAACAATAAGCTAAGAAGTATATGCTCTTTAATAATTTGATAAAGTGGTTTGCCTTTAGCCAATAAATGGTTTTGTCCTACCATTTCACCTAAGGTCTTAGGTCGCATTAGATCGGCTAGTGGTTGTTTAAATGTCATTAATTTTCCTTTCCAATTTTTAAATAATCTTGCTTCTTTTATATCCTTTTCTAAATTGTAATTAACATGAAATGGATAGATAGGAATAATTATTAGCTGGATTTTGCCTAGCTTTACAAGTAAGTACACTAAGAAACATCCTATCATTTTTTCTCACTTACTTGAAAGATTAACTCTTTTAATTATTATCACCTTTGGTGAGACAATTATTGGCATTGCTGACTGCTTTAAACCCAATGAATTTTCAATTGATTCCATTTTGATTTTTGTTATCGTGGCATGTTTGTTTTTTGTTTATATAACTGAGTTTGATCATTTAATTGAAGAAAAGAAAACTGGTCAAACTGGTAATTTACTGATCTATCTTCACTATTTTATCTTACTTGGCTTAAGTTTAATTACTGTATCTTTGAAGTTTATCAGTGAAAAAGAAGCCAACTCATTGTTTGCAATATCTTGTTTATATGGTGGCATGTTTTTATTTTACGTGGGGATAACTATTGCAGTTACTTATAATAAAATTCAATATAATTCTATTAATAAAATGAACCTTACCAGCTGGATCATTAGTTTAACTATTGGTTATGCTATTTGCCTAATTAATCCATCTTTGTTTACAATCGTTTTATGTAGTGCAATTATTAGTTTGTTTAATGCAGGAATGAAAGTAAGAATTCTGTATCAAAATTAATATTTTAAAAAAACAACCCAGGCTTGCCAAAAGTCTGGGTTGTTTTTTGGGAATAAGTAATTATTTTTAATACTTAGGAATCCACTTAATATTTTCAGTAGCTGCTTTGGCATCTGTAATATTTGGAGTCGCAAGTTTTTGATCAATTGCAGTTTGCGCTACACTAATTGCTTCCTTATCTGAAAAAATTCTAATCTTAGAAATCGGTGGTAATACTGAAGCCCCCTTTTCATTTGGATCAACAATTCCGCCAAGTGAATGAGCAGCGGCAGAAAGCATTTCATCAGTAACTAATTTGGCTTTGCTTGCCAAAACACCTAAACCAAGTCCTGGGTAAATCAAAGCGTTGTTAGCTTGTCCAATATGGTAAGTTACGCCATTGTATTTTACAGGATCTGATGGTACACCTGTAGCAACTAATGCACGACCATCAG contains these protein-coding regions:
- a CDS encoding replication-associated recombination protein A, giving the protein MTFKQPLADLMRPKTLGEMVGQNHLLAKGKPLYQIIKEHILLSLLLWGPPGCGKTTLAYVMSQTLRLPFEKFNASIQNKSQLQKLIQKHPDESFVLLLDEIHRLTKPIQDYLLPYLENGHVLLVGTTTENPIMSIQPAIRSRCQIFEFYPIKAEDIELVLIKAAEEHLNFDLPKKQAHAIANSGNGDVRVSLNILDTLNAMHPQNISMANIEEFARNQHFAFDKDATKHYDYLSAFQDSIEGSDADAALYYLAVILKSGDLESVVRRLKDLAALDVGLADSARVAQVITLANTALEIGLPRASTHLAMATILLAVAPRSDSAMQAYYQAAKDAEHPADHPMPKYLQDYHYKGAGKLRGAGEMQNMFDLPHNIARQEYLPKDLVGKHYYVPAQNKAEEKLYSQYQALYKYIYQKPFIPTEFSDHFEHFTN
- a CDS encoding low temperature requirement protein A, translating into MPSFTSKYTKKHPIIFSHLLERLTLLIIITFGETIIGIADCFKPNEFSIDSILIFVIVACLFFVYITEFDHLIEEKKTGQTGNLLIYLHYFILLGLSLITVSLKFISEKEANSLFAISCLYGGMFLFYVGITIAVTYNKIQYNSINKMNLTSWIISLTIGYAICLINPSLFTIVLCSAIISLFNAGMKVRILYQN